A single genomic interval of Zobellia nedashkovskayae harbors:
- a CDS encoding DUF4337 family protein, protein MPKNNKIENRGGAIIIILVALLAVMKVVNSNLEEKIANANYKHVSYSSWYNAKSIKQILKENQRDYLESLRGTGLVAEEKLEQLDFRIHMTEDLIRKYDEEKTEILLGSNNIPRASWSQDLDGEMGQIVGLRTWEDIGLANRKLVSQIDIGILFLQIGILFGVLGLIIDENRRMQEVFTAFMVGVAFIGLGVCFYGYFTILY, encoded by the coding sequence ATGCCTAAAAATAATAAAATAGAAAACAGGGGAGGAGCAATAATTATAATTCTCGTCGCATTGTTGGCTGTTATGAAAGTAGTCAATAGTAATTTAGAAGAGAAGATCGCCAATGCCAATTATAAGCATGTGAGCTATTCTAGCTGGTACAATGCTAAAAGTATAAAACAAATTTTAAAAGAAAACCAACGCGATTATTTAGAATCTTTACGCGGCACAGGTCTAGTGGCAGAGGAAAAGTTGGAACAATTAGATTTTAGAATTCATATGACCGAAGATCTCATCCGAAAATATGATGAGGAAAAGACCGAGATTTTGTTAGGGTCTAATAATATTCCCCGTGCTTCATGGTCACAAGACCTTGATGGCGAAATGGGACAGATTGTTGGGTTACGAACTTGGGAAGACATTGGTCTTGCTAATAGGAAGTTGGTATCACAAATAGATATCGGTATTTTGTTTCTTCAGATAGGTATTCTATTTGGGGTTCTAGGCCTTATTATTGATGAAAACCGGAGAATGCAGGAGGTTTTTACGGCTTTTATGGTAGGCGTTGCATTTATAGGTCTAGGCGTATGTTTTTATGGGTACTTCACAATTTTATATTAA
- a CDS encoding MBL fold metallo-hydrolase, producing the protein MKNFKKQFGGKLTDTLTERYNQSENWKNGKFLNLEETSMSINFWEIPKLLYKQFSDKEKREPAESLPIIPFNKKSFLLDDINFKYIWYGHSVLLMRMNAKTILIDPMLGPNALPIAPFKTKRFSENTLNLIDDFPEIDLMLLSHDHYDHLDYDSIQKLKNKTKEYYVALGVKRHLVAWGVDPELITEFDWWNDATYTNIKITFTPSRHFSGRGLTDRSKSLWGGWTFKTKNQNIWFSGDSGNGTHFKEIGERLGPFNFGFMENGQYNEKWHQIHMFPEESIQAALEAKVRKVMPVHWAGFALAQHDWTEPADRFQEAASKNNLDVSFPKLGEICSIEDLNNKPWWS; encoded by the coding sequence ATGAAAAACTTTAAAAAACAATTTGGGGGCAAATTAACGGATACGCTAACCGAACGCTACAACCAATCCGAAAACTGGAAAAACGGCAAATTTCTTAATCTTGAAGAAACTAGCATGTCTATCAACTTTTGGGAGATTCCTAAACTTTTATACAAGCAGTTTAGTGATAAGGAAAAACGAGAGCCAGCAGAATCGTTGCCTATTATTCCCTTCAACAAGAAGTCCTTCCTGTTAGATGACATCAACTTTAAATACATTTGGTACGGGCACTCGGTTTTATTAATGCGAATGAATGCAAAGACCATTTTAATAGATCCAATGTTGGGGCCTAATGCATTGCCTATTGCGCCATTTAAGACCAAACGCTTTTCCGAAAACACGCTGAATCTAATTGATGATTTTCCTGAAATAGACCTCATGTTGCTAAGTCATGACCATTATGACCACCTTGATTATGACAGCATTCAAAAATTAAAAAATAAAACCAAAGAATATTATGTTGCTTTGGGTGTTAAACGCCACCTAGTAGCCTGGGGAGTAGATCCAGAATTGATTACAGAATTTGACTGGTGGAACGATGCTACCTATACGAACATCAAAATTACCTTTACACCCAGCCGTCATTTTTCCGGCAGGGGGTTGACCGACCGGTCCAAATCACTTTGGGGTGGATGGACGTTCAAAACTAAAAATCAAAATATTTGGTTTAGTGGCGATAGCGGTAATGGCACTCATTTTAAAGAAATTGGAGAGAGACTAGGCCCTTTTAATTTTGGTTTTATGGAAAACGGCCAGTATAATGAGAAGTGGCATCAGATACATATGTTTCCTGAAGAAAGTATTCAAGCAGCATTAGAGGCAAAAGTTAGGAAGGTTATGCCGGTACATTGGGCGGGCTTTGCTCTGGCACAACATGATTGGACAGAACCTGCAGACAGATTCCAAGAAGCTGCAAGTAAAAATAACCTAGACGTTTCTTTTCCAAAATTGGGAGAAATATGTTCTATAGAAGACCTAAATAACAAACCATGGTGGTCCTAA
- a CDS encoding M14 metallopeptidase family protein, with amino-acid sequence MKFFASIAFLFICLTIKAQDLKSPSEFLGYELGTQFTRHHRVVDYYEYLAKTKSTRVQLENYGETNEGRPLFLAYISSSENIKNLDSIQQEHLKNTDGEGNPTTAIVWMSYNVHGNESVSTEASLKTVYELLTNKSEYLKNTVVIIDPCMNPDGRERYVNWYYQFKNSPNTVDPNSKEHHEPWLNGRANHYMFDLNRDWAWLTQTESQQRIKFYNKWLPHVHVDFHEQGVDNPYYFAPAAEPFHEVITDFQREFQTTVGKNHAKYFDANGWFYFTKEVFDLLYPSYGDTYPTYNGSIGMTYEQGGSGRAGLGVITSLGDTLTLKDRILHHHTTGLSTLEIASQNVLRLNQEFKKFYQPKNYKYKSYVLNGNPDKLNALTKLLKQHEIEYGWATGKTAKGFNYSTGKNSPIKTSANTLVIGTDQKKSTLVKVLFEPSTKLSDSLTYDITAWSLPYAYGLEAVASETKVNANLDVTEKASLIPENSNINKEAYAFIAEWNSFSDAQFLAELLKNNIKTRHAKKPFGLDGNQYERGTLIITKADNKNTPDFLNTLSAVAAKHAKTLKATSTGFVEDGKDFGSHSVQPLKQVKVALLSGKPTSTLNFGEIWHFFEQQLQYPVTILDTDYFKNVNLSEYDILILPDGNNYTKFLSSRRMDELKDWINDGGKLIALGGALKALSKEEKFNLKPKETDKDSIALVPIYDHNQRNQIRNEITGAIFKTKVDQTHPLAYGYGDSYFSLKLGGTAYNYLDKGTVVYLDPDSTTPAAGFAGSEAQEKIGGTLVFGVEKYGDGQLIYFVDNPLFRGFWENGKLFFANALFMVD; translated from the coding sequence ATGAAGTTTTTCGCATCTATTGCTTTCCTATTTATCTGCCTTACCATCAAGGCCCAAGATTTAAAATCTCCTTCTGAATTTTTAGGTTACGAACTGGGCACACAATTTACCAGACACCATCGTGTAGTTGACTATTATGAATATTTGGCCAAAACGAAGTCCACTCGCGTACAACTAGAAAATTATGGCGAGACCAACGAAGGAAGACCCTTATTTCTTGCCTATATATCCTCTTCTGAAAACATAAAAAATTTAGACAGCATACAACAAGAACACCTTAAAAATACCGATGGCGAAGGCAACCCTACCACTGCTATCGTATGGATGAGCTACAACGTACATGGTAATGAAAGCGTAAGCACGGAAGCTTCCTTGAAAACGGTTTACGAACTTCTAACCAACAAATCTGAATACCTAAAGAACACCGTAGTTATTATTGACCCTTGTATGAATCCTGATGGACGAGAGCGCTATGTTAATTGGTACTATCAATTTAAAAACTCACCTAATACAGTAGATCCAAATAGTAAAGAGCATCACGAGCCTTGGTTAAACGGAAGAGCCAATCATTATATGTTTGATTTAAACCGAGACTGGGCTTGGCTTACACAAACAGAGAGCCAACAACGTATAAAATTCTATAATAAGTGGTTACCTCATGTACATGTAGATTTTCATGAACAAGGAGTTGACAACCCGTATTATTTTGCTCCTGCAGCAGAACCTTTTCATGAGGTAATAACTGATTTTCAGAGAGAGTTCCAAACTACTGTAGGGAAAAACCACGCCAAGTATTTTGATGCCAACGGATGGTTTTATTTTACAAAAGAAGTTTTTGATTTGCTCTACCCTAGTTATGGCGATACCTATCCTACTTATAACGGAAGTATTGGAATGACCTATGAACAAGGTGGTAGCGGACGTGCCGGTTTAGGTGTAATAACCAGTTTGGGCGATACCCTAACCTTAAAAGACAGGATTCTACACCACCATACTACAGGACTATCCACCTTAGAAATAGCATCGCAGAATGTATTGCGACTAAATCAGGAGTTCAAAAAATTCTATCAACCCAAAAACTACAAGTATAAAAGTTATGTACTAAACGGTAATCCTGATAAGTTAAACGCACTGACCAAATTATTGAAACAACACGAAATTGAATATGGTTGGGCAACGGGTAAAACCGCAAAAGGCTTCAATTATAGCACAGGTAAAAACAGCCCCATAAAAACTTCTGCAAACACTCTAGTAATAGGTACGGATCAAAAAAAATCGACGCTCGTAAAAGTACTATTTGAACCTAGTACAAAACTAAGCGACTCGCTTACTTACGATATTACCGCTTGGTCCTTACCCTATGCTTATGGGCTAGAAGCAGTAGCTTCTGAAACCAAAGTGAATGCCAATTTAGATGTAACCGAAAAGGCTTCTCTAATTCCTGAAAACTCTAACATAAACAAAGAAGCCTACGCTTTTATAGCAGAATGGAACAGTTTTAGTGATGCTCAATTTTTAGCGGAGCTCCTTAAGAACAATATTAAGACCAGACATGCTAAAAAACCTTTTGGCCTAGATGGTAATCAATATGAACGAGGTACCCTCATTATTACCAAAGCAGATAATAAAAACACTCCTGATTTCTTGAATACGCTGTCCGCCGTAGCTGCTAAACATGCAAAGACCTTAAAAGCTACATCAACAGGTTTTGTTGAAGACGGTAAGGATTTTGGTTCTCATTCTGTACAGCCGCTAAAACAGGTTAAAGTTGCACTTCTCTCAGGAAAGCCTACCTCTACTTTAAATTTTGGTGAAATTTGGCATTTTTTCGAACAGCAATTACAGTACCCTGTAACCATTCTTGATACCGATTATTTTAAAAATGTAAATCTTTCCGAATACGATATCCTGATTTTACCAGATGGAAATAATTACACCAAGTTCCTTAGCTCCCGTAGAATGGATGAGTTAAAAGATTGGATTAATGACGGAGGAAAACTAATAGCTCTAGGTGGTGCCTTAAAAGCACTTTCTAAAGAAGAGAAATTTAACTTAAAGCCAAAAGAAACAGATAAGGACAGTATAGCTTTAGTTCCTATATACGATCACAACCAACGTAATCAGATAAGAAACGAAATAACAGGTGCTATATTCAAAACCAAAGTAGATCAAACACATCCATTGGCCTATGGTTATGGCGACTCCTATTTTAGTCTTAAACTAGGAGGTACTGCCTACAATTATCTTGACAAGGGTACCGTAGTGTATCTTGACCCAGACAGTACCACACCAGCAGCTGGTTTTGCTGGTAGTGAAGCTCAAGAAAAAATTGGTGGGACATTAGTTTTTGGAGTTGAAAAATATGGTGATGGCCAATTGATTTATTTTGTTGACAATCCTTTATTTAGAGGGTTTTGGGAGAATGGTAAGTTGTTCTTTGCCAATGCTCTTTTTATGGTCGATTAG
- the bshC gene encoding bacillithiol biosynthesis cysteine-adding enzyme BshC, whose amino-acid sequence MEIDCLPFYRTGYFSEFICDYLAEEPQIRNFYNRFPNLKNFGAQIAEKATSFPDTNREVLYEALQKQYKGFSVTNETQTHLRKLKEPITFTVVTGHQLNLFTGPLYFLYKIVSTINLTKELKKAYPKYNFVPVYWMATEDHDFEEINYFNYQGKKLKWNRTASGAVGHLDTKGLEEIFEAFSNQIGNSTNAMALKELFKKAYLEHTNLADATRYLANELFGKEGLVIVDGDDRNLKSLLVPYAQQDIFDQLAYQKVSETIAEFEALDKKYGVQVNPREINYFYLKDGLRERIVEQNGVYFINDTDIRFTKEELQKELKAYPERFSPNVIARPLYQEIILPNLCYIGGGGEIAYWLELKTMFEAMQVPFPVLSLRNSALVVTEKQTEKLAKMNLSVEDLFLKQSSFINKKIREISNIDIDFTPQKQQLEEQFKAMYELAEQTDASFLGAVKAQEVKQKKGLDNLEKRLLQAQKRKLKDHVLCMTEIQNELFPNKSLQERNVNFSELYLELGEDLVPMLLDTLKPLQQEFTIVKM is encoded by the coding sequence ATGGAGATTGATTGTTTACCTTTTTACAGAACTGGCTATTTTTCAGAATTTATTTGCGATTATCTTGCTGAAGAACCGCAGATACGTAACTTTTATAACCGGTTTCCAAACCTTAAGAATTTTGGAGCTCAAATAGCTGAAAAGGCTACTAGTTTTCCTGATACAAACAGAGAAGTTCTTTACGAAGCATTACAGAAACAATACAAGGGTTTTAGTGTTACTAATGAAACTCAGACGCACCTTAGGAAATTGAAGGAGCCAATCACGTTTACCGTAGTAACGGGGCATCAATTAAATCTTTTTACTGGCCCACTATACTTTTTATATAAGATAGTTTCCACTATAAATCTTACCAAAGAACTTAAAAAAGCATATCCAAAATACAATTTTGTGCCTGTATATTGGATGGCTACGGAGGACCATGATTTTGAAGAAATCAATTACTTTAACTATCAAGGTAAAAAACTAAAATGGAACAGAACGGCATCTGGAGCCGTAGGTCATTTAGATACAAAAGGTCTGGAGGAGATTTTTGAGGCATTTTCAAATCAAATTGGAAACAGTACCAACGCTATGGCTCTAAAAGAGCTATTTAAGAAAGCATATTTAGAACATACTAATTTAGCAGACGCTACACGTTATTTGGCAAATGAACTTTTTGGCAAGGAAGGTTTGGTTATTGTTGATGGAGATGATAGGAATTTGAAAAGCCTTTTAGTTCCTTATGCTCAGCAAGATATTTTTGACCAACTAGCATATCAAAAAGTTTCTGAAACGATAGCAGAATTTGAAGCTTTGGATAAGAAGTATGGCGTGCAAGTTAACCCACGTGAAATCAATTATTTTTATTTGAAAGACGGACTTCGCGAAAGAATTGTAGAGCAAAATGGAGTATACTTTATAAACGATACAGATATTCGTTTTACTAAAGAAGAATTACAAAAAGAATTAAAAGCATACCCAGAAAGGTTTTCGCCCAACGTAATAGCGAGGCCTTTATATCAAGAAATTATTTTGCCTAATCTATGTTATATAGGTGGAGGTGGAGAAATAGCATATTGGTTAGAGCTTAAAACTATGTTTGAAGCTATGCAAGTACCTTTTCCGGTTTTGTCGCTTAGAAATTCTGCCTTGGTAGTCACTGAAAAACAAACGGAAAAGTTAGCTAAAATGAATCTCTCTGTTGAGGACCTCTTTTTAAAACAAAGTAGCTTCATTAATAAAAAGATAAGAGAGATATCTAATATAGATATTGACTTTACGCCTCAAAAGCAACAGTTAGAAGAGCAATTTAAAGCCATGTATGAATTGGCGGAACAAACTGATGCCTCTTTCTTGGGAGCTGTAAAGGCTCAAGAGGTGAAACAAAAGAAAGGTCTAGACAATCTAGAAAAAAGACTTCTGCAAGCTCAAAAACGAAAGCTTAAGGACCATGTGTTGTGCATGACTGAAATTCAGAACGAACTTTTTCCAAACAAATCACTTCAAGAACGTAACGTAAACTTCTCAGAACTGTATTTAGAGTTAGGAGAAGATTTAGTGCCTATGCTCTTAGATACTTTAAAACCGTTACAACAAGAATTCACAATTGTAAAAATGTAA
- a CDS encoding pyridoxamine 5'-phosphate oxidase family protein: MTSTFWDETLAEIKKGITERGHPFRFFTLATIDESGSPSQRTVVFRHFNDNLSLVFYTDERSQKVDEIDKTRAISLLFYHPENLLQITIKGKASVITDSEVLKEYWSAVPDSNKKDYTTHVAPGSTMKNPDALEYLNGDHHFCAIQIEPTSIEYLKLKRPNHIRVLFTKDNTSWEGKFLAP; the protein is encoded by the coding sequence ATGACTTCTACTTTTTGGGATGAAACCCTAGCCGAAATAAAGAAAGGAATAACTGAAAGAGGACATCCATTTCGGTTTTTTACACTTGCCACCATAGATGAATCAGGCTCACCAAGCCAACGTACTGTGGTCTTCAGACATTTTAATGATAATTTAAGTCTGGTGTTTTATACGGATGAGCGCTCACAAAAAGTAGATGAAATAGACAAAACCAGAGCTATTAGCCTATTATTCTATCATCCTGAAAATCTTTTGCAGATTACCATAAAAGGTAAAGCGTCCGTAATTACAGATTCTGAAGTATTAAAAGAATATTGGAGTGCAGTACCGGATAGCAACAAAAAAGATTACACAACCCATGTAGCACCCGGAAGTACCATGAAAAACCCTGATGCTTTAGAATATTTAAACGGAGACCATCATTTCTGCGCCATACAAATTGAACCCACCAGCATTGAGTACCTTAAATTGAAACGTCCCAACCATATTAGGGTACTTTTCACTAAAGACAACACATCTTGGGAAGGTAAATTTTTAGCTCCTTAG
- a CDS encoding carboxypeptidase-like regulatory domain-containing protein, with protein MKKAICCTSFFLVFFQQGHAKMNRLPSGFEKGIHKNLRPPLISENNYLPPDQAKKKYTISGYITESGSGENLLGVSVYVPELKLGTTTNDYGFFSLTLPQGNHEVVISYIGYGNEKRQLNLLEDKILSIALKPSTQNLEEVVVTADERIKESKVTQMSKVQINPADIQDIPALLGEKDVMKTLQLMPVIQGGKEALHLNRRATYLNNYNDDNPFVEYSIAPNYIEGENGVGVFAGYQLTEKVFEYELK; from the coding sequence TTGAAAAAAGCTATCTGCTGTACTTCATTTTTTCTTGTCTTTTTTCAACAAGGTCACGCAAAAATGAATCGACTCCCTTCCGGGTTTGAAAAAGGAATTCACAAAAATTTACGACCCCCTCTCATATCAGAAAACAACTATCTTCCTCCCGATCAAGCCAAAAAAAAGTATACCATTAGTGGGTATATTACTGAAAGTGGAAGTGGTGAAAATCTCTTGGGAGTTTCCGTTTATGTACCCGAATTAAAATTAGGAACAACAACTAATGACTATGGGTTTTTCTCTTTGACTCTTCCCCAAGGAAATCACGAAGTGGTCATTTCATACATTGGTTATGGAAACGAAAAGAGGCAACTAAATTTATTGGAAGACAAGATTCTTTCTATAGCGTTGAAACCTTCCACCCAAAATCTTGAAGAAGTAGTGGTCACTGCAGATGAAAGGATAAAAGAAAGCAAAGTAACTCAAATGAGTAAAGTGCAGATCAATCCTGCGGACATCCAAGACATTCCTGCATTACTGGGTGAAAAAGATGTAATGAAGACCTTGCAGCTCATGCCGGTTATTCAAGGTGGTAAAGAAGCTCTTCATTTGAACCGCCGTGCAACCTATTTAAACAATTATAACGATGATAATCCATTTGTGGAGTACAGTATTGCTCCAAATTATATTGAAGGAGAAAATGGTGTAGGGGTATTTGCAGGTTATCAACTGACTGAAAAAGTTTTTGAATATGAATTAAAATAA
- the guaA gene encoding glutamine-hydrolyzing GMP synthase has translation MQNNVLILDFGSQYTQLIARRVRELNIFCEIKPYNKPPEDLSSYKAVILSGSPFSVRADDAPHPDLSEIRGKKPLLAVCYGAQYLAHFGGGNVAPSNTREYGRANLSYIKSDEAFFEGVLEGSQVWMSHSDTIQKLPENGVVLASTHDVEHAAYRIEDESTYAIQFHPEVYHSKDGKKILENFLVNIAGLDQSWTPDAFVDMTVSELKEKIGDDKVVLGLSGGVDSTVAAVLLHKAIGKNLYCIFVNNGLLRKNEFQDVLDQYEHMGLNVKGVDASARFLDALAGESDPERKRKIIGNAFIEVFDDEAHLVQDVKWLAQGTIYPDVIESVSATGGPSATIKSHHNVGGLPDFMKLKIVEPLRMLFKDEVRRVGKSMAIGEERLGRHPFPGPGLAIRILGDITPEKVSILQEVDHIFIQGLRDWGLYDKVWQAGAMLLPVNSVGVMGDERTYEKCVALRAVESTDGMTADWVNLPYEFLQKTSNDIINKVPGVNRVVYDISSKPPATIEWE, from the coding sequence ATGCAAAACAACGTCCTTATACTAGATTTCGGTTCTCAGTACACGCAACTCATCGCTAGAAGGGTTAGAGAACTCAATATTTTCTGTGAAATAAAGCCATATAACAAGCCTCCGGAGGATTTATCGTCCTATAAAGCGGTAATTCTATCAGGTTCGCCGTTCTCGGTACGTGCAGATGATGCACCGCATCCAGACTTGTCTGAGATTAGAGGAAAGAAGCCTTTATTGGCTGTTTGTTATGGTGCACAATATCTGGCTCATTTTGGAGGTGGTAATGTTGCGCCATCAAATACAAGAGAATATGGTCGTGCAAATCTATCCTATATCAAGTCAGACGAAGCATTTTTTGAAGGTGTTTTAGAAGGTAGCCAAGTGTGGATGAGCCATAGTGATACGATTCAAAAACTTCCTGAAAATGGAGTGGTTTTAGCTAGTACACATGATGTTGAACATGCTGCATATAGAATTGAGGACGAGAGTACTTACGCTATTCAGTTTCATCCAGAAGTTTATCACTCTAAAGATGGTAAAAAAATACTAGAAAACTTCCTAGTAAATATCGCTGGGTTGGACCAATCTTGGACTCCGGATGCATTCGTAGATATGACCGTATCTGAATTGAAAGAAAAAATTGGTGATGATAAAGTAGTGCTAGGTTTGTCCGGTGGTGTAGATTCTACCGTGGCTGCTGTGCTTCTGCATAAAGCTATTGGCAAGAACCTCTACTGTATTTTTGTTAATAACGGTCTACTTAGGAAGAACGAGTTTCAAGATGTTCTTGATCAATATGAACATATGGGGTTAAATGTAAAGGGTGTTGATGCTTCGGCACGCTTTTTGGATGCCCTTGCAGGAGAGAGTGACCCAGAGAGAAAACGTAAGATTATTGGTAATGCATTTATAGAGGTTTTTGATGATGAGGCTCATCTGGTACAGGATGTTAAGTGGCTGGCGCAGGGAACTATATATCCAGATGTGATAGAATCGGTTTCGGCAACGGGCGGTCCTTCAGCTACTATAAAGAGTCACCATAACGTAGGAGGCTTACCAGATTTTATGAAATTAAAAATTGTGGAGCCTTTACGAATGTTATTTAAAGATGAGGTTCGCCGTGTAGGCAAGAGTATGGCTATAGGAGAAGAGCGTTTAGGAAGGCATCCATTTCCTGGTCCTGGACTAGCAATTCGTATTTTGGGTGACATTACGCCAGAAAAGGTGTCTATACTACAAGAGGTGGATCATATTTTTATACAAGGACTTCGGGATTGGGGTCTTTACGATAAGGTTTGGCAAGCGGGAGCCATGCTTCTACCAGTTAATAGTGTAGGGGTTATGGGAGACGAGCGGACTTATGAAAAATGTGTAGCTTTACGAGCTGTAGAGAGTACCGATGGTATGACAGCGGATTGGGTGAATTTACCTTATGAGTTTTTACAAAAGACATCAAACGATATTATCAACAAAGTGCCTGGGGTCAACAGAGTCGTTTACGATATAAGCTCTAAGCCACCAGCAACCATTGAATGGGAATAA
- a CDS encoding LysM peptidoglycan-binding domain-containing protein, with the protein MNQFFKVSLTLLLFVFVACKVSAQKFTTHAVKKGETLEDIAKQYKVDAQTILKLNKEVKRGDELRANTILVIPKDSKAKAVAAQSTRKVESPTVQKEGVEEQEEPIGFTSYRVKKKETLYSIAKRFHISEEAIKKYNPDLYSSQLKRKMTLKIPKYRRVKPEEEVVIDESNFDTYKVAPKETRWSIAYKYGITVDSMVVLNPELSGSNDYLAVGQELMLPKIAGSTVENQQTQLYTSYTVPPKMNFFQLEQKFGVKSDEIVRLNPEITERGGLKEGMVIRIPEKKANSGVINTDNYNFYEVKPKQTEFSLTRKFGVSYKELLALNPDLAQGLKAGMILKLPKDQEGNFEVRNSLVLDKINLVDSIDVQNKPKLMFLLPFRLDKLDLSDKDRVANIIDKRNSLKYSLGLYSGALVAIDSIADLGISVDVKTFDNQLNLDRTKEILQLENLSSYGAIIGPLDMPSMKETALRASGKKVSLVAPIPAKSDLSLANVFFSYTSDEVLRNHMIEYVQGKRNAEQHVIIIADDKNKKVKEQLLLGFPGADTLKVTQEEKNIGIDIEKLTELLSEEADNWVFVETDNFKLVSSVSSILNSMNIKDRKVRMFTTNKNNAFDNEVISNSHLSNLHFTYPSVYKIGSNDSFSKRYEKRFGTTPDRYAVRGFDLTFDILLKLAYKNNMVEASKFIGETEYSGSKFDYEKEGASGYFNQSSYILMFEDLRIQEIE; encoded by the coding sequence ATGAATCAGTTTTTTAAAGTTAGCCTAACGCTTTTATTGTTTGTTTTTGTAGCATGTAAAGTGTCCGCACAGAAGTTCACAACGCATGCAGTTAAGAAGGGTGAGACCCTAGAAGATATAGCAAAACAGTATAAAGTAGATGCTCAAACTATACTTAAATTAAATAAGGAAGTAAAACGAGGTGATGAGCTGAGAGCTAATACTATATTGGTTATACCTAAGGATAGTAAAGCTAAGGCTGTAGCAGCACAATCTACTAGAAAAGTGGAGAGTCCTACGGTTCAGAAAGAAGGGGTAGAAGAGCAAGAGGAGCCTATTGGTTTTACGTCTTACCGAGTAAAGAAAAAGGAGACTTTATATAGCATTGCCAAGCGATTTCATATTAGCGAAGAGGCAATTAAAAAATACAATCCAGATTTGTACTCTTCTCAGTTGAAGAGAAAGATGACTCTAAAGATCCCAAAATACCGTAGGGTTAAACCGGAAGAAGAAGTTGTAATAGATGAGAGTAATTTTGATACTTACAAGGTAGCTCCCAAAGAAACCAGATGGAGTATTGCTTATAAGTATGGTATTACCGTAGATAGCATGGTAGTCTTAAATCCTGAGCTTTCTGGGTCTAATGATTACTTAGCGGTAGGTCAAGAGTTAATGTTGCCTAAAATTGCAGGAAGCACTGTTGAAAACCAGCAAACCCAATTATATACTTCATATACAGTTCCGCCAAAAATGAATTTCTTTCAGTTGGAACAAAAATTTGGTGTGAAGTCAGATGAGATTGTTCGTTTGAATCCTGAAATTACCGAAAGAGGTGGGTTGAAAGAAGGTATGGTTATCCGTATTCCTGAGAAAAAAGCGAATAGTGGTGTAATCAACACGGACAATTATAACTTTTATGAAGTTAAGCCAAAGCAAACAGAATTTTCACTTACTCGTAAATTTGGTGTAAGCTATAAAGAACTTTTAGCGTTGAATCCGGATTTGGCCCAAGGGCTGAAAGCAGGTATGATTCTAAAACTACCAAAAGATCAAGAGGGTAACTTTGAAGTTCGTAATTCACTGGTCTTGGATAAAATCAACCTTGTGGATAGCATAGATGTGCAGAACAAACCAAAGTTGATGTTTCTTTTGCCTTTTAGATTAGATAAGTTAGACCTGAGTGATAAGGACCGTGTGGCGAATATCATTGATAAAAGAAATAGTCTTAAGTATAGCTTAGGTCTTTATTCAGGTGCATTGGTTGCTATTGATTCTATTGCAGATTTAGGAATTTCAGTAGATGTCAAGACTTTTGATAACCAATTGAACTTAGATAGGACTAAAGAAATTTTACAGCTAGAGAACCTTTCAAGCTATGGTGCAATCATTGGACCGTTAGATATGCCGTCTATGAAAGAAACTGCGCTAAGAGCAAGTGGTAAGAAAGTATCTCTTGTGGCGCCTATTCCTGCAAAGAGCGATTTGAGTTTGGCTAATGTATTTTTTTCTTATACTTCTGATGAGGTGCTTCGTAATCATATGATTGAGTATGTGCAGGGTAAGCGCAATGCTGAACAGCATGTAATCATAATTGCAGATGACAAGAATAAAAAGGTTAAGGAGCAATTGTTGTTAGGTTTCCCTGGAGCGGATACTTTAAAAGTAACTCAGGAAGAGAAAAATATTGGTATTGATATAGAGAAGTTGACAGAACTTCTTTCTGAAGAAGCTGATAACTGGGTGTTCGTGGAAACTGATAATTTTAAATTGGTGTCAAGTGTGAGTTCTATTTTGAATTCAATGAACATAAAAGATAGAAAGGTGCGCATGTTCACAACGAACAAGAACAATGCTTTTGATAATGAGGTAATCAGTAATTCCCATTTATCCAACCTACACTTTACATATCCTTCCGTATATAAAATAGGATCTAACGATTCTTTTTCTAAACGCTACGAAAAAAGATTTGGCACCACGCCAGATAGGTATGCCGTGCGTGGTTTTGATCTTACTTTCGATATTTTATTGAAGTTGGCTTATAAGAATAATATGGTGGAAGCTTCTAAGTTTATTGGTGAAACTGAATATTCTGGTAGTAAGTTCGACTATGAAAAGGAGGGTGCTTCAGGATATTTTAATCAATCATCATACATTCTAATGTTTGAAGACCTTCGTATTCAAGAAATTGAGTAA